In a genomic window of Halalkalicoccus subterraneus:
- a CDS encoding metal-dependent hydrolase, translating into MWPWEHVIVGYVAYSLFSHVVYREGPNGAAALAVVFAALFPDLLDKTLSWQFGIFPGGYAVGHSVFVAVPLAVVVGALAHRVGRPRVGLAFAAGYLLHLPSDVVPDYPRYGRFPTERVLWPFEQAEGEHGQGLINGFLEAFVPFAYQLVTLDPSPELAFQLGLMGGAFLLWVYDGAPVVREAVLAVHRRVRPTKGL; encoded by the coding sequence ATGTGGCCCTGGGAACACGTCATCGTCGGCTACGTCGCCTACTCCCTGTTCAGTCACGTCGTCTACCGCGAGGGACCGAATGGGGCGGCGGCGCTGGCGGTGGTGTTCGCGGCACTGTTTCCCGACCTCCTCGACAAAACGCTCTCGTGGCAGTTCGGAATATTCCCCGGCGGCTACGCGGTCGGCCACTCGGTGTTCGTCGCGGTGCCGCTTGCGGTCGTCGTCGGCGCGCTCGCCCATCGCGTCGGCCGCCCGCGGGTCGGACTGGCCTTCGCCGCCGGATACCTGCTGCACCTGCCAAGCGACGTGGTCCCGGATTACCCCCGGTACGGGCGCTTCCCGACCGAACGGGTCCTCTGGCCGTTCGAACAGGCCGAAGGGGAGCACGGACAGGGTCTCATCAACGGGTTTCTCGAAGCGTTCGTCCCCTTCGCCTACCAGTTGGTCACGCTCGACCCGTCGCCGGAACTGGCCTTCCAACTCGGGTTGATGGGCGGTGCGTTCCTGTTGTGGGTGTACGACGGCGCCCCGGTGGTACGGGAGGCGGTTCTCGCGGTTCATCGACGGGTACGACCGACGAAGGGGCTGTAG
- a CDS encoding NADP-dependent oxidoreductase produces MSDTNRQWILANRPEGRPTDEDFELVESEVPDPDANEVLVRTRYLSVDPYMRGRMRDEESYAEPWEVGEPMRAGVVGEVEASNHDDFETGDIVTGNLEWAEYSLALGSELAPVDPDLAPISTALGVLGMPGRTAYFGTLEVAEPRPGDTMVVSGAAGAVGSVVGQIARMSGARVVGIAGSDRKCDWLTDELGFDAAVNYKEEDVREALSGACPDGIDAYFDNVGGEITDAVFANLNIDARVAVCGQISLYNAEELPTGPRKLGTLIEKRARVEGLLVGDFAPRFEAATERLGQWVSEGELQYEETITEGFENAPGAFIGLFEGENVGKQLVEVA; encoded by the coding sequence ATGAGCGACACCAACCGACAGTGGATCCTAGCGAACCGTCCCGAGGGGAGACCGACCGACGAGGACTTCGAACTCGTCGAGAGCGAGGTTCCAGACCCCGACGCGAACGAGGTTCTCGTACGCACGCGCTATCTCTCGGTCGACCCCTACATGCGCGGGCGGATGCGCGACGAGGAGTCCTACGCCGAGCCGTGGGAGGTCGGCGAACCCATGCGGGCGGGCGTGGTCGGCGAGGTCGAGGCATCGAACCACGACGACTTCGAAACCGGTGATATCGTCACCGGCAACCTGGAGTGGGCCGAGTACTCGCTCGCGCTGGGAAGCGAGCTGGCGCCCGTCGACCCGGATCTCGCGCCGATCTCGACGGCGCTGGGAGTGCTCGGAATGCCCGGCCGGACGGCCTACTTCGGGACCCTGGAGGTCGCAGAGCCGAGGCCGGGCGATACGATGGTCGTCTCGGGGGCCGCGGGCGCGGTCGGCTCGGTCGTCGGCCAGATCGCGCGGATGTCGGGCGCCCGCGTCGTCGGGATCGCCGGCTCCGATCGCAAATGCGACTGGCTAACCGACGAACTGGGCTTCGACGCGGCGGTCAACTACAAGGAGGAGGACGTCCGCGAGGCACTCTCGGGGGCGTGCCCGGACGGCATCGACGCCTACTTCGACAACGTGGGCGGGGAGATCACTGACGCGGTCTTCGCGAACCTGAACATCGACGCCCGGGTGGCGGTCTGCGGGCAGATCTCGCTCTATAACGCCGAGGAACTGCCGACCGGTCCCCGAAAGCTCGGCACGCTGATCGAGAAGCGCGCCCGAGTCGAGGGGTTGCTCGTCGGCGACTTCGCGCCCCGGTTCGAGGCCGCGACCGAGCGGCTCGGTCAGTGGGTAAGCGAGGGTGAACTCCAGTACGAGGAGACGATCACCGAGGGCTTCGAGAACGCCCCCGGGGCATTCATCGGTCTGTTCGAGGGCGAGAACGTCGGTAAACAGCTGGTCGAGGTGGCGTAG